GTCCTTGTGATTCCAGACCGCGAGCGTGCCGATCCCGCCGACCACGAGCGTCTTCGCGAGCGCCATGCCGAGCTGGATCACGCCGTTCGGCGAAAAAATGCGGCCGAGGCCCGACACCGGATTGAGCTTGTTCCACTTCGGCTCGAGCGACTTTGCCGACAGCAGCCAGCCGCCCAGCGCGATCGGCGCGACGAGCGCGGCGAGCCCGGTCAGAAACAGCAGCGGCGCGAGCGCCTGCAGGCCCTGCATGCTCGCGGCGCCCGCCCCGATCAGCATGCGGCGCGTTTCGAAGACGCTCGCGTGATCGAACGTGAACGAGCCGCGCAGCATGCCTTCCAGATGAGCGCCGATCTGACCGGACAGGCCCCACGCGCCGAAGAAGCCGGCCGACAGCAGCGCGAACGAGACTAGCTCGCGCGAGCGCGCGACCTGCCCTTCCTCCCGCGCCTTCTGACGGCGACGGGGGTGGCTGATTCGGTCTTTTCGAGGTCGCTGTCCTCTGCCACGGGGCTCTCCAGGCGGTCACGGCATCCATTGCCGGTTTTCCGGGTGAGAGCGATTATTCCCGTAGACGTAAAGGGACGATCGGCGGATAAAGGGCGTTAAACCGGGGTATTTCGCGGGATGGAGGAAGCAGCGGGCCGGCAACCCCGCAGCGGCCCCGGACGGGGCCGCTGTTTCGCCGTACGCGAACGCGCGGCTAGAACGCGATAAACGGCGCCCGGCCGCCGGACGCGCGCAGGTCGAGGCCGTGATACACGGTCTTGCCGAAGTAGAACGGCAAGCCGAGATCGAGCGTGCCGCTTGTCGCTCCGGCCGAACCCGTGAGATTGCCTAACGCGAAATTCCCAGTTTTGAGAAGATTATCTGCGTTGTCTGCTGCGAAATTTACAGTTGTCACGGTCGTGCCGACCCCTTGCAGCGTGGCGGTGAGGATCTGCTTGGCGGCTGGGCAGTAGAAACCCTGCGCGTTGCTGCCACACAATGGGAGAGACGCGATCATGAACACGCCGTTAGAACCCGTGTCGAGGAAAGCTTTCACGCCGCTCACGCCATTGAAAGTACTGTTTTGGAGGTCGCCCGCCAAGTCGGAAACGAGCATTGTCACTGTGCCCGGCATCGCGTTGTTCGACTGTGTGTTGATGCCAAAGGTGACAAGGCCCGTCGCGGTCTTCGAGCCTCCGTCTGGCACAGCCGGGAACTGGACGATTACGCCGTTGTTGTCGCTCGCGAAGCGCGCCACAGGGTTCGTGACCTGCTGCGTGACCGCGACCGGCACACGCGTACAATTGGCCGTCGTCGTATTGGGTGGGCAGGAGAAGTACGTGCTCGGATTGTTGACCGACATCGCTGCGGCACATGCGGTTCCGCAGTCCGTAATCGCCACACCGACGCCGAGAATGCCGTTTGCATTGAGCGCATTGGCTGTGTCCTGGGCATTTGACGCGGGCACGCTGTTCGTGC
The nucleotide sequence above comes from Paraburkholderia sp. SOS3. Encoded proteins:
- a CDS encoding DUF3443 family protein, which codes for MSLIVAGCGGGGGSDNSAGSNSPSTPTPSGANQVAAVISQGVSGNVNIPTVTVTVCAPGSATACQTINNVLLDTRSFGLRVLNTSLGSVGASLPALPSGSGILAQCALFAQSFTWGTIRTADVHIGGETAASIPIQVVGDLPEATIPSENCTNSVPASNAQDTANALNANGILGVGVAITDCGTACAAAMSVNNPSTYFSCPPNTTTANCTRVPVAVTQQVTNPVARFASDNNGVIVQFPAVPDGGSKTATGLVTFGINTQSNNAMPGTVTMLVSDLAGDLQNSTFNGVSGVKAFLDTGSNGVFMIASLPLCGSNAQGFYCPAAKQILTATLQGVGTTVTTVNFAADNADNLLKTGNFALGNLTGSAGATSGTLDLGLPFYFGKTVYHGLDLRASGGRAPFIAF